acgATTGCTCGGACAATTTTCTCAATAAAAGCCTGTCAAATATGAGATTTCTAAAAATCTTAACGATATTTGTGCATCGACTTGCGCCAACGATCTCGCCAACAAATTGGATAATTGGATTTCATATGATAATCATTGACACTTTCTTTTGTGCAGCCGCTCACCTCGTCGGCTCTTTAAACGTCATTCGCGTGTGCGTATCGACGTCGAACGACGCTCTTTGCTTATTAAACGGTCTTTAGTTTACCAAAAGAAGCTCGATAATCCACCCTTAAAGGGATGCGGAAAATTATGTTAACGTAAAGGGAACGACGAGTGACATGTTTGTCGAtcaaatcgattattaaatcgCATCGTGTTTCTCGCGAAAATGTTCGACTCGgcgatatttaatattgttataattctATGCGACGATAAAAAgtcgaaagagaataagactttttttcttttatccgatCAATTTTTAGAACTCATCTTAAGGCGACTGATAGGTGGCAatgctaaaaaaaaacaacccTTACATTATAGGGTTCGGATGaacaagtataataattttatttgccGTCATGACCCTTGTATCTGAAAGctctttaataaaatgaaacggcAGGGATCATCACGTGGGTTTTcctatcgtataaattatctCGGCAATGATTGGAAATGAAAGAGCAAAAgacacgtttttcttttctgtttctttatctaattttcttttcttttttgatatattttctattggtAGAAATACGTAATGGAAAAAGACTATTTTGATACGGTTATCGAAAATAGCGtccagaagagaaaaaaaacggatctttttctatcattcttcATCATCGATTATGTTTATCCGATGTCTTCGGAATACTCATCCTCTTCGAAAGAAGATCATGATGTTACGTCAACGCTATTCCACAAACATCGGGCACATTTATCGGAGAGGGCCAAACGGTGATTTGGATTTTTGATAGGTCCAAGTCTGACAGGTTCGAATCGTTAGGATAATAAACGACTTACTTGTAGTAGATTATAGCTGAAGAGATCATCCTTTCTCCGAATTGcaaaaattctctttcataacaatatatttcatcgttgaaaaaaaatgcttgtatcttttctaatcaccgcttaatatcaatttattgaCATCGTCTTATTAACATGAGATCATTATTAacgataacaaaataaatgttcaacataaagaatgtaatttttcttatatttttttcttgtatttataACGTTGACAAGATGATGAAAGAAAGTAAACAAGATGTATACACAAGACAAATCATTTTGacaaatcgaacgaaatattgGACCGAACACTttgaagattttcttttcgcgaTTTTTCAACTCATTAATGCAAAATTGAACTTCTAAAGACATTTAACGAGCATATAATTACTGTGGTAAACCGTTATATATCCCAAAAGAGTATATCAacattttagataatattttattctcgtGTGATGCTACTAAAGTGGATGTTTCACAGACGTTACGACCCACCTTTATCAGGTACTGGACGGAATTAAATGAACTTGCAGTAATAAAGCCTGGTTCTGGTCGATCCTAAACTGGAGtacttaacaattttattgtcTCCTTAATTTTGAGATAGAAATGAATACTGAATTTAAAAGAtgacatttctttctctatcttactctttctctctccctgtctctcctTTTTACGAGACACAATACATTTAATGATATGCACTTTGCGGACAACGCGTATCCGATTGACTCGATCATATAATGGATAAGgtgaatcgataaataaataaagaagcaCGATTAAAGCGTTAATATCCGAGTTGACCCTCTGTCCTCCTGACCTTTCTTCAGTAAAAAATCGAGCTGGCTAATGATAAAGGACCGTTGATGATGCACATATATGTACCACGACGTGTCCTAACGTTTACCATATGACATCATAATGACGATTAGAAGAATATAAGATTAACTCGGCAgccattatattatatcatgcACAAAGTTAATCCAATCAAGCCTTACAATAAGCGATCCTGAACGGCAAATTGATAGTAATCctctatatgtatgtgtgtgtgtacgcgtgtgcatatgtgtgtacgtggcctaaatttaatattaaattataacaattgaAAAATGTCGTAACGATTGtgaatcaaatttattattacgaaacgTCTCATTATCGGGGACGAAAAGgcagaaaaaataaggaattattaaagaaacacGCCTTTTacttcaacatttttttctttcttatcatcgttcgttttttcttttaatacatCCAAAGTCGATCGATCACTTCACGTTCCTTTatgtgatattttttctcaagCGCAAGCATTTTGGAGAAAACCACGCTACCTCAAGTCGCTATACAACTTTCGAGCCCCTACTTGAAAGAAGGTACATAGTCGAAGATGGTTTATCTTTGAAGTTCCCAGCTAATTTAAAGGTCCGAACGGATCACTCGTGTGAGCTAAGAGAAACCCTCGGATCGATTGTAAAGGGCAGAGACCTCCAAAGTGTCACCTTCGTTCGTTTCAACGAGAATAATGTGGATATATCTCTCTACGTAAATCAATGTATAGGATTCTGTGTGGCTATGTGTAGCGTGTGTATGAGTTCAAACCATTGATGTGAAGTCACTGTAAGGTGTGTACAGTTTCCCTGTAGCTCTTCGTAGGGCCTCTTAAGTCAAGAATTTCGTATGCCGACAAACAGTCCCTAGAGTTTTCAcgatagatagagaagagagaaagagagaaaatcgatcgatctctcgaaaGCTGTCGAAGGGAAAATTCGTTGTTTGCGCTTCGTCGCTCGTGTATCGTTTGGTCCTCACCATCATCGGTATCAACATCAAAACCTTCTGCTGTATGGAAGAAGTTTAAAGGCACAATATATCCGAAGGTTCTTAGTCTTGCgtctatgtatttatttactcttACTAAGTCACAAAAAGGCACAAGATTATTTTTACCTTCATTTCCACGGAGTTACTCGGGAAAAACAAGTTagcaaggaagaaaaaattccaaGTGTAATTCTCTTTAGGATTTATTAATGTAGTCACAGTTGTAGAACGTTGCTAAGCAAGAGACAATGCGTAGGTAATGCACGAATTCGTTtctgtgtaaaaaaaagaaacaaaaaaaaagagaaaaaagaaatggtacGACAAAATAAGTCGCAGTTTCactaattctttctttttcccctggGATTTTGCAAGCACATGAGGTTTAGTCGGTTCCACGtataatggatatatataataaaagtggTCTTCTAAGcgtgaaaatgaataaaaaagtaacgTTCGTTGTAAAATGTTGATGTGCAAAAAGTACTAGATAAGAGTTCGCagatgatttcttttttatctccttttataATCGTCAAAGTAGTGGAatgcaaaataatttctatatttgcATTGAAGTTATCActcatagagagaaagaggaagagagagatttaattaaaattttaattgcttgataataatgatgaacaGAAAAGTAATGAACATTTAcagaatcgataaaaataatctttaaatattcatacttATTGTTAGATGCTTATAATTGCGTCCGCTTGGctcattatttaaaaaagaaattttattttttttttgatatcttcaaatcaaaaagaagaaaaataaataaaacagagaTGAAACATTTCGGgctatagaattattttacgggatgtaagataataaaaaaataatcgatgcGTTATTAAAGGTAACAAGTTTGAAAATGATCTCGGACGAGATCAAACGTGAAAGATTCattcgaattaattgaaaGAATAATCACGTTAGCGTTTGTTCGGCGATTCATCAGATAGTAATTTATTCGCATATAAGTTTCTTACATATAGCTGTCAAATTATTCTGGGCAGTAACAGTAGAAACTAGAAACATCAAAAGTAACAAGAGCAAGAGTAGCACGTGCTTCATTCATTGGTCGGTAGCCTCGGTGAGGGACTCGTAAATGAGGCCTGATTCAAATGAAACTTCCGGCTTCGTTTATATCGTTCGATGTCAATTCGGCTTGTGCTCTTAGATGCTCCATTTAGAGTCAATCGTCAGTTCTTCTCCTACATATATCCATGCTTATCTCAATGTCTTCAATGGACTTTAATTACTTTCCGCGAACGACAACCTGTCAAACGTGAGTCCAATCCGACATCTCTAACacggataaaaagaaataacaaatagaTTGTTACAGATTGATAAAGttagaaaatatgaataatagtATAGAAAAGTATGATACTaaagtatagaaaatatatctattgtatctaaaaatagtaagaaaaCCTTCGATACAAATACGATTATCCTTCAatacataatttctttttttttagatattaagtacgtattaagaaagaagattatattatcataaatttctttttacgaaatttaatTAGAGACTATATTGCATACGTTACATTGCGCATTGAATATATTATCGTTCTTTTCACATTCATTTAAGGattaagaagataaaattgtAACATAATTTCGATCGTGTCAATTGTTTTCTCTGATGTTTTCTCTCTAATTTTCTCTTCGCCGTGTAGCGCtcgacgatataaatatatcaattaatgtCAGATATTGCTGATAAGAGAAATCAACATTTGCAAGTTACCTCtatgaaacataaaataatagataaaatggaaaatgCAAAGTAAAATGACGAAAGATTCAACCATAGGTGAACCACTCGAAAGTTGATTCGATGGAATGAATTCTCGAATGACAAAGAGGAAATTGAATCTGCTTTTActattactgctactactactattattattttttgtttcactttATCGGATCTTTTGGTAGAATATAGATGTATTGGTGTcgttacatacgtatgtatatgtatatccacCTCGATCACCAAAGTTGTTTCAAAACTATGATGTGCCACACATTTATTCGCATTCCGCGgtaaatcgtttcgtttcatttctcgTTAAAACCTCCGTTTAGTTGCACGTATTTCATCCGCGGATGGTCTCGATGCACGTCTGGGGGATATCAAAGTTCGGATCTGCGATGTTTGCATAGAATCAAATGAAATCGAGAATTTCAAATGGTAAATCGTAAGTCGATTTTAAAGTACGTCGAATTGCACACGTATATTTTGCGTTCTTTGATAACATattgattcttcttctttaaagaagaaaatttcatgtAAAAAAACCTTATCAACCATATCACaacatgtgtatgtacatatgtatgtgaatGTTTATGTACGAAACTCGTCATCGAAGGCTACGttcgaaaatcgataaaaaaaaatgaaaaaaaaaaaaaaacgtaaaagaacctttttcatttttcttctagttattttttttctttttggtgaCGATACTAAGGCCGtcctgattttttttttcaacagaAACTTTACCTTTCTCCTTTAATCTTCTTCACCCACGCATAGCGATTGCCTGGTCCGGTAAACCAATTTGAATTATCGGACTAACCAGTGTGAGTTCTAAATGAAGAATCGATAGAACATTAATCGAACATTGATTATCATTACGAAGTATTACATGAACAACGGTTACAAATGATCGCCATTATTCTTATTCCGATGTACACCGAAATTACGAAAGCTCTAAAacgttttataatatgtaCTCTTTGTGTcctttaataaatcaataaattcttagatactttctttttttatccagtTATTTACTTTGGCTTGCAATTACGAAAAACTGATCGGAactatgaagaaaaagaagtctaCAATATTAAATGGAAAGATTCTATCACATAGTCTTATTGTCAAAAGACTAGCTATAACAGAATCCAAATGAATCTAAGCGAACTCCCTtctatctgtatctatctctatctctatctactGTCTCTGTCTCATCTACTACGTCATCGAGAATGGCCAGGCTACTCGGCTTGCATGATTATTCGGCCGAGCGAGTATTTCCATGTCCCGATACATCACTTGACCTGATCGGCTAGCTCGAGCATAACGTGGTCGATTAATTCGCATGCGTTAAAGCTCGCGCTCCTATCTTCAATTCCTGTTtctcgtcctttctttttcacctattgcttctttctctatcgattTGTGAATAAAATCTAGCATCTAATTagtttttaatcatttaaagaaaattgctTAAAAAAAGCATAATGAGGCCTAAGTAATCAACAAAAGAGACTCGACAAACGAATTTGCACAATTGTTTATAAGCTAATATTTTTCCAATGGTATTTCGTTGGCCAAACTTcgaattacataaataattttataaaagtgaTTAACTGATATTCCATTTTCTAACAAGTACAAGATGGTTAAAGAGGACTGTTACGAGGGTACATTAGTTCCATTAGATGAGCAAGGACGAACTATATTTATCGGACGCTAACATGTATAATAGTAACTTGTCTCGTTCCtcggattttctttctccatttttacGATACAAAAgacctctttttctctttctttttttttctcttaggTTCTCGCTTGTCGTGCTTCATATTTTAACATCGTACACATAAGAGACCGAAAATTACGTTCGAgatactcttctctttctatctactttttctctctttctttacctctTCATCTCTTGGAATATCATCTCCGTTGTTCATTTTTAACGCCGCCTCCTTTTCCATGGAAAATGGAAAAGcaagagaaatattaaaagcgGTGGGATGCAACAAGTAGGCCATGTATTGTCTATGTGCTTGCAAATATGCCAATAACTGATCGTTCGTTGATCGGAAcacaaatttaatttgttattaacgTATGTTCAGACTTCGTGTAATTAGCGAATCACTTCGTagtatgtatatctacgtaataaataagtacGCTTTGCTCATGGCATGGTTTCTTTACTCACATTTATACGAACAcgtatgtttgtgtatgtataaatcgTTTGGAATACGTTGAATAGAGTCGTCCATTAGGAAGCTTCACGATCTGCTGTCGGGAACAACGTTGAGCAAGAACGAGAATTTAGTCGTCCTAAGAGAAAAACCTGATTCAAAGCTCGAGACGAATTTCTAATTCAAGATGGCTGCTACTTTCTAccatttttcgtttattaacTCGTAAAATCTGACCCTTTTTGTTAAacgtaaaatttcatatatagtGAAGAGAACGTTTATCGATCTTATATAATCTCGTACGGTACACACGTCGTATGTCACACGCGCGTACAAGATTAGCAATTGGTCTTTCAACGTAGTTTTTCAAcaatttgtagaaaaaaaaaggaaagaaaagaagaagaaaacgaaatctcGTCAAACGTAATCTACTTGTTTGAAGATTTTATAACTTATGCTTtatgaaagataatatttttaatgactcGAAATCGACTCATATAAATCAAGCTGTATGTTATGACCTGTGACGCTAGACATTTCGCATTTCAAACGTTCACGTACTTACGTATCCTCATCATTACGGAATTCTCGagattttatttcaagatttttagTTTCCTCTAATCACTTAAATTCTCCTTACATTGATCAGTAAGGTATCAGAAGTAGAATGCATTTTTgaagagaataaatttttccaaCATTTCAAATCTTACGTCCCATATCGAATATTTCCATTCTCTTAAAGTTCATCATTCGCCATACAGTTTATCTCATCGAGTTTGCCAATGAATaatcaatagaaaaaagagcgaTGACTCGAACGATGAGGGAAACCGTTGAGAGGCTTGGCATcctaaatatgtaaataattatttatgatccCGAACTTTAATACtgactataaaaagaaaaatattcacttTACCTGAACAGTTTTGAAAAATGAGATGATTCAGACGAATTCGTATTGTTACGAATTTTAACGAAAATGGTATTATTACTCAATAATTAACATCCAGTTAATTCTGCTGTAAAAACATAAGTATACATTCGtgataaaagaatagaaagacaTCCATGTTTATTTCATATGACGCATTTCATATATCTCAAAATGACTtcactttttttaaatatctataatcgGACTAATACCATTAAAAATAGTGATACCTGCGTCAAGATTTTACGTCATTGACGAGATacgaatcttttatcaaaCCGGACGAAACACTCTTCCATGCatcattatataaatcattgtcTTCATTATCAAGATCTTAGTTTCACTTTCACTCGGAGATCGAACACAAAGCGTGTAAGAAGTTTCATTATTACGATCAGtagagttaattaattaaaaatcatttagaataaatcgtttagaataaaaatcattcgattatAAGAGACAAATctttgtagaaaaatattggaaaatttgtgcgaaagaaggaagaacagcataatcgttattttaatgatcgtataattttttccGTCGCAGGTTAAAAAACCAACCAGTATCGCAAGATGCCTCTATCGGAGTTCCGCAAGAAGAAGCTGCTCTACGTCTTCAACGCCTTCTTCGGTGAGTAAACGCTGACAGTTGGCGATGGCATAGTCGAACATAGTACCCTTGAGAATTCTCTCGACTCATCGAAAGGCACGTTTTACTCAtagtctgtctctctttctctctttctcattccctTCTGTACCAAGTTCAGAGTGCGGCCGAAATAACAAACGGCCCGATAgaccatctctctttctctcatcctctctAGTGAGCACTTTGATGTTACGCGAGATATATCGTCATTTCTTCCATCACGAGCATCCCTTCGCTCTCTAAACGATTCTATTTCattcgtcctctctctctctctctctctctctctctctctctctctggatGATCTTTAACGAGAAAAACCATTTTTCGACGTGTAcatcgaaagaaaacgataaaagagtgagaaaggaaaagggaagatGACCTACAtaaaagaggacgaagaagaagatgaagaagtaaAGATGGCCTGTCCGAGGGTATGAGAAACTGTTTTACAGCCCTACGCGAATCTCTCGAGGCTCTTTTCGGCTCTCTGAAAGTGGAATCAAGGCTATAGAGAGGGGCGTTTTGTACGGCACCTACTAGGTGTTCGTTGAGATAGAGCGGCCGCCTATTTATGGTATCAACCAGGAGAAGATAAACAATGGACGCGTTGGGTCTGGATAAGAGGGTCGCCTCGCCATGATAGAATTATTTCTGCGAATGTGTATACGTAACCCATACATGTTCATACTCGAGAGACACATATAAAGTATATCTTTGTGATCCTTCCTTCTCTGCGTCGGTGTatgtattttctatatatgtgtatttgtaGCTTCTACGTGTCTTTATTAATGCTTACGTATACACGTAAGAATATCTATatgttatgtgtgtgtatatgtaaggGCACGAAAGGGAGAAGCACGATATTACAGCGATactaatacacatatacgtagatactGTACACCCATACATTTTCTCGTATATGAATCATGGAGGTCACAGGCGTGTACACGCCTGATAGATCTCGTTAGTCCCTCACTTTCTTCGCTTCTTTGACCGCCGCGATTGGCCGCTAAACATATCCTACGATCGTTCTCCGTTGTCGATACACATTATTCCAGCATGGCTGGTGGTGCAACAAGGGACTCGTCCTGGACACAACCtgtcgttctttcgttcttttttccttttctcgctTTCTGGTTTTTCCTTGAACCGTCGTAATCAAAGAGTCCGTGGAGAGCTTGCGAAGGGACCACGAGCTCGATGATGCGTCGAAAATCAGTATGATCAGCtgcttttctcctctctctctctctctctctctctctctctcggtatatatatatatatatatatatatatatatatatatatatcaatttatctatctatctatctttattgAAACAAAACTTAATTCATAATTTGGCACGTAGTCTCAAGGTTGTCTAAAATTGGATATCAATTCTGGAGAATCACTTGACCATAATCTAAATACAGGACCTATAAAAAGTATCAATAAAGattgtttatgtatataaatatatgtatatatataaaaatttacttattaattaaaagtatagataaaaatgagCTATGACAGCAATATTTTTCATAGCTATATACCTTTTTTAACTATCgttgttttaaaatattctattgtaAAACGTTTCGTCATGAATACGTATCGTACATATTCTTTCGGGCTACGACAACTACGCCGAAAGCTAACTGTAATGGaatattatcgttttttcACATTATCGCTCATAAACCCTGATAATTGATCACTGAGCGGACCACTGTAAGAgcctaaaataaaaacttaaaataaaaatgacaaaaaaatgattacgTGCTCGGTAAAATCCATTgacttatatatctataatccgatgattcttttatcgaaaaacGCAACATCCTATGTTTTCTACGATCGAGAAAGTAAATTAGTTTTCTAGCGTTACAAAGAACGTTACAAATACATCAACCATAAAGACTTTGGAATCATTTTTAGTCGAATGTATTTTCTCGATTTCCTTTAGCGATTTACTAATACAAGATCGATATTATGTTTCAGATGTTAATCAGAGCGGTGccatcgataaaaaagatttcgatCTGGCTGTTCAGGTATGATTATTCATTGACATTAAAACGGTACTACTCGTTAATGTtcaaaaaaaagtttgattaCGTAAAGaaatcgtctttttttttatcttacggTAATTCCATGCTGTATCAATTACTATCCTTGGGTGATATTTCATGATACTTATATTTTCCAGCGGATTTGCAGCTCTAGACATTGGAGTAGCGATAATCCAAAAACACAGCAGACGAAGGATACGTTGTTGAAAATATGGGAAGAACTACAACAACGTGCCGATTCTGATCAGGATGGACAagtaatcaaatatatatatatatatatatatatatatatatatatatatatattgtatacatttatatatatacgtgacgaatagatgaaagaaaaatgaaagaaaaagggaaaaacaaataatcttacgttatttttatagatcagCCGAGACGAATGGTATTCTATGTGGGAAGATTACGCTAAGGATCCAGCAAATGCGCATGATTGGCAGCAAACATACATGAAATTCATGTTCGACCTCGAAGATTCCTCCGGTAGGCTAATTAAGGTTACTCTCTTAaacgagaataataataaaataaaaaaagaatgagtgaCAGAAGGGAAAGGGGAAAAATATCCCCAGACTTAATCTCACTCCATAGGTTCtcggaaaaaatattttcccaaAGCCTTTACATAGAGTATTCTATTTAAAGATTTTCGAAGTACATTTTATCCCCCTATAATGAACTTTAACAGGTGACGGATCAATCGATGAGAACGAGTTTAGC
Above is a window of Vespula vulgaris chromosome 4, iyVesVulg1.1, whole genome shotgun sequence DNA encoding:
- the LOC127063228 gene encoding calexcitin-2, whose translation is MPLSEFRKKKLLYVFNAFFDVNQSGAIDKKDFDLAVQRICSSRHWSSDNPKTQQTKDTLLKIWEELQQRADSDQDGQISRDEWYSMWEDYAKDPANAHDWQQTYMKFMFDLEDSSGDGSIDENEFSNVCHSHGVQEAEARDAFKKMGVGNEVTRDKFFELWKQYFTSDDPNAPGNFIFGKTSF